The Primulina huaijiensis isolate GDHJ02 chromosome 6, ASM1229523v2, whole genome shotgun sequence genomic sequence taattaaataaaaaatttaccttttaaatctttaatacCTATATCGTCTCCGGTCTTCCGTTCCCGGCCAACCACTGATGTTCgtctgaaaatatttaaattatgaaaccAAGCAAAATTACAcgattaatcatttagtcactcaaaatatatcattcatgcatccaaaatcatttaattaaaatattttagcaatttaataattttcatgcatgtggtttacgtggactgattttcggacgttacaatctaAGATCTCTGAAGAGCTTAGAGTAATCTAAGACTATTTCTAGGAATCTATTactttgaatcataagtttatcTTAAGACTTTCATGTGTCACTCTTTGCGCCTGATGTCTAACATTAGTTAGCTCTTCTTATAAATATTCTAAAGTATTGAAATAAATcttgtaaatatttaatctaGAACAAACGTTCAGATCCATAGTTTTTGAGAAAATATCATCTTCAAACATTTAATTGCACAGTAATAATAGcattgtatgtttgaaataattacaTCGGCTCTAATACCATTTCTGGCCCAGTTATAACATCAAAgatatttttgataattttatcaaaattggGGATATTTTttgtaacatattttttttaataacattacACCTAAGTATGATCCCTAATACAAGAATCAAAACTACTCGAAGACCACTGTTTCCCTTTTTTCTcttaactattattttttacaagAGCGACGTATGAACAACTATTAAAGTCGTGAATATGAGGAGTCTTAAAGTCGCAGGAAATATTTAATGGATCGACTTTTTTGGAGACATTTTTCTCTCATCGGAACCGAAGGAAGAAATAGCGCATTCTCTGAACAAAAATGGCAGTGTCGCAGCCCAGCCGATCAAGAGATCTGGATAAGCTCCTCCTTCGCCCCGGACTTCTTGTTGGCTCGTCTTTTGAGCCCGGCTCTGAAGTAAATCTCTTTCTAGCCTCGTTTGGTGTTTTTTCCTTTTGCGTAATTTCACAGACATTTGGTGTGTGTTTAGTTTTCCAAATGTAAATAGCTATCTGATGGTTTGTGATTTTACGAATTGTTGTTACTGGGTGCAGTTAAGAGATGACATAAAAGAGTATGTGAAAGTTTTAGTGGTTGGCGCAGGTGGGCTGGGCTGCGAATTGTTGAAGGACTTGGCTTTGACTGGGTTTCGTAATCTAGACGTGATTGACATGGACCGTATCGAGGTCACTAACCTGAATCGCCAGTTCCTCTTCAGGTACATTTGATGTTACTTTAATTGCGAAAGCTTGTAGCGTTATTGTGGCGTGGACTTAACTGGTCAGGCATGGCAGGAAACTAATGTGAAGTTTGTCAACTGAAGATGTTATATTTCAGTGGTTTGTTTGATTAAGGGATGTACATATTATTTCGTTTGTGAGTATGTGGTAGTTGGACAGGTGGTGTAAAGTGTATATTGGGTCACTTATATTTCTCAAGCAACTTGTGCTTGACATATGAAATATCGAGTGCATTCTTAAGTATTTATGCAATAGTCAATTGAGTTTATATTGTTAAGTTCACTTTGGTGAAAATTATTTGCAGCcttgttattttttatgcaGGCTTCAAGATGTAGGAAAGCCGAAGGCTGAAGTTGCTGCAAAACGAGTCATGGAAAGGGTTGGTGACGTAAATATCACACCACATTTCTGTCGCATTGAGGATAAACCTTTGGACTTCTATAGTGATTTCAGCATAATTGTCTTAGGTCTTGATTCAATTGAGGCTCGTAGCTATATCAATGCGGTGGCCTGCGGCTTTCTTGGTTTGACTCTATTCTTACAGTCAGCTATACTCTTGTAGTCATAGACATTAGGAGCTTTAAACCTTTAAGTTCACATTGTTTTCTTAAAGTTGCATTAGAAAATGAGAAGCTTCAAGAGAACTATATCTTTTAAACTCATTCCTTTCCCTATTTGCTCATTCTGTCGAGTGTCAATATCTTCAATCTTCATCctctaatttttaattattgattgttAGAAATCCTTACTTTATGGCTGCCATGAGTGGTCGAGAAAATGTTTTGCCCTTGCCGGAATTGGACTCTAGACCTCCTGTTATGAACAATTTGTAAGGTTAATCTGATAGTCCATGCTTGGTGAAGttttattcactaaaagacaGAAAGAGAATATTCAATATCCAGAACAAAGTGAGCGTAGGTCCAAAAAGTACTTCCTCTATAGGACTGTCCTGGTCTAGCAGTGGAGACAAGCATATTTTCCTAGCATGTTAACTGTCTTTGATGACCTTAGTTCATGTAATTTATCATGTGTAAAGTATGAACTAAGTGACTAGTGATGTTTGAGAAAAGATCAATGTAGCCAACTTCAACCAGTTTGGAACTAAGGCTTGTGGAGTGACACTGATTGTGATTAGCTTCGGTGGCATTGGTTTTTCATTATTTTGGTATTTTAGGTTCATTATAGGCTAAATAGGTGTGCAAGTGTGGGGTCATCCGTTGTTAAGTAAAAATCCACAAGGTTTTGGGCTGAAGTTATCCATTCATGGATAAAGTAAGTCCTTGTTTGGTCGAGGCAAAATATTGCATTCAATCTTTCAGAATACCTTGAGTTTTTCAGATGTCATTATTTTATGTTGCTTATGTTGTTTTCTATACATTTTCTATTGTCATTCAAAATAATGAGACATGTAGCAAATAATCAAGAAAACAATGCTGGAAATGAGAAATATGAATTCACTGACAGTTGAACTAGTGTTAGGTCTGCGTCTTACTGCATTTTGCTGATGGACATAGGTTCTCGGTGATCCATCTTGGCGATTTCTAAGCAATCACATTGTCAAGGCGAACTACAACAACTGTGTTTTTCTATCTTTATTAAATACCTCGGAACAATAATTTTATGtcatatttatgaaatttgaacTTAATTTATAGCAAAATGGGGGTCTCAATGCATTCTAACCCCATTGAATCACACCTACCCTGTTCCCCTGGTATACTTAGTAGTACTAATACGGAAATCCACTCTCAGACACGGGCACTGGAAATTTTTCCACTCTTGTATTCCACTAGATTTGGCTATCATGTAGGGTTTTGGTGTTTCCTAGGAGTATATTACCAGTTTGCAAAATATTTTGTACACAAAAGGAAGACAACCTTTCCTGTCGGACTGAACTTGAATTCTTTCTTATTTAATCAACAAGAGTATAACTCCGATGATGAACCCGTCGAAGAAACTGTCAAACCTATGGTAGATGGTGGAACTGAAGGATTCAAGGGTCACGCCAGGATTATAATCCCTGGAGCTACACCTTGTTTTGAGTGTACCATATGGCTGTTTCCGCCTCAAGTCAAATTTCCTTTGTGTACTCTAGCAGAAACGCCTAGAACTGCTGCACATTGTATCGAATATGCTCATTTGATAAAATGGGATGAGGTGAGCATATTGGTGaattatattttcattgttgTCATTATTAAGAATACCTTTGCATGACATTGTGAGCATATATTTTACCATGGATCAGGTTCATAGTGGGAAAAGTTTCGATCCAGATAATCCTGAACACATGCAGTGGGTTTATTCAGAGGTAAAATTCGGTGCATATCTGTTGACTACGAAAATTGAAAGAAGATTGTTTTTCGTGATTTCCTTCCTCTGCTCCTTTGACTAGCATATTCAAATCTCACAGGCTGCCAAGAGGGCGGAGCTCTTTGGAATTCTTGGGGTTACATATTCTTTGACTCAGGTGAGCACTTTGATTTACATCCTTTATATTAGCTGCATTACTTATATAGCTCCAATCATTTTTTAGCTTGtgacaaataatttaattattatctgTAATGTCTCACTCGGTTATATGCAACTCTAATATAGAAGAAAGATCAATCACGAATAGGAATATTGTCTTAACTGAAAACAAAGAACCCAGAGAATAATTGCCCTGTACAATTCTCCGTCTTCCTAGCAAGATGCTAGTGCTCACTCAACAAGAATGTAACTAAATACTCTCTCATACCCTCTAACTGCTATTTTATCCCTCCCCCTTCTTCACATGTTTTCCCTTCATTTCTCCTAGCATACAGTTTTACTATCTTGGGCTTCTCATTGTCAATCATGCTTGGGCCCTCTGAATTTGATGTTCCTGGGCCCAATGGATCAAAGTCTCTCACATTTGGATCTGGATTCATAACAATACCAGCGTCTAAAAAATCTCCTTGTCCTCAGGGCGAAAATCAGGAAATTGTCTTTGGAAGTCTTCCAGGTTCTCCCATGTAGCTTCCTCGTCAGACCGTCCTTTCCATCGTACCAGGAGCTGCTGACATGGCTGCCCTGTTAAGTGTTTAATCCTCCCTGCTAAAATCATTTCAGGTTCAAAAGTTATGAGTAAATCGGTGTCCAATTCCTCAGGTAATTTGATCTCTGCATCGGTGTTACTCACTGCTTGTTTCAagcctgaaacatgaaaaacTGGATGTGCCCTAGACCCCTCGGGTAACTGCAACCTGTAGGCAACTGTCCCCACCTTTTCGATCTTAAAAGGCCCATAGAACCTGCTAGCTAATTTCCGAACAACTGTGGTGCAAACTGAGTTTTGCCTATGTGGTCGCAACTTCAAATATACCAtgccatttcttgaaaatgaacCTCCCTCCGCTTTTTGTTAGCATGCTTCGTCATGTGTTGCTGAGCCCTTTCAAGATTATATTTTAGCTGCCTTACGAGCTCATCCCTATCCCACAACGCCTGCGATACCGCTGCTACCACTGTCTCTCTAGGAAGAAATCGAATCATGCTCGGTGGTTTGCGTCCGTATACCACTTCGAACAGACTCATCCCCGCCGATGTTTGATAGGAAGTATTGTACCTATATTCTGCCCAATGTAGCCATTGAGCCCAATTTTTTGGTTGCTCTGAACAGTAGCAATGTAAATAAGTCCCAACGCACTTATTCAAAGCCTCACTTTGTCCATCGATTTCCGGGTGATACGATGTACTCATTTTAAGTCGAGTCCCTTGGAGCCTGAAAAGTTCTGATAAAAAAAGACTCATAAACACAGCATCCCTGTCACTCACATTCGTCTTTGGAACCCCATGAAATTCACCACATTTTTTGTAAACACCCGAGCCACTATACTTGCTTTGTTGAGATGTTTCAACAAAAGAAGTGTCCATACTTGGACAACCTGTCTATCACAACTAATATAACATCATACCCTTTTGATTTTGGAAGTTTGGTAATAAAATCCATGGCTAAATCCTCCCAAATCACCTCCGGGAGAGCCAACGA encodes the following:
- the LOC140979001 gene encoding NEDD8-activating enzyme E1 catalytic subunit-like isoform X1, whose translation is MAVSQPSRSRDLDKLLLRPGLLVGSSFEPGSELRDDIKEYVKVLVVGAGGLGCELLKDLALTGFRNLDVIDMDRIEVTNLNRQFLFRLQDVGKPKAEVAAKRVMERVGDVNITPHFCRIEDKPLDFYSDFSIIVLGLDSIEARSYINAVACGFLEYNSDDEPVEETVKPMVDGGTEGFKGHARIIIPGATPCFECTIWLFPPQVKFPLCTLAETPRTAAHCIEYAHLIKWDEVHSGKSFDPDNPEHMQWVYSEAAKRAELFGILGVTYSLTQGVVKNIIPAIASTNAIISASCALETLKIVSGCSKTLSNYLTYNGVEGLHTKVTEFVKDKDCLVCGPGVLIELERSITLKKFIDQLEDHPRLLLTRVSVTHRGKNLYMQAPPVLEEMTRSNLDLPLFEQMGEISKDIIHVNGMSGKGDKKQSCLRKLRIVFKGVDGVEDIDVAGGA
- the LOC140979001 gene encoding NEDD8-activating enzyme E1 catalytic subunit-like isoform X2, whose product is MDRIEVTNLNRQFLFRLQDVGKPKAEVAAKRVMERVGDVNITPHFCRIEDKPLDFYSDFSIIVLGLDSIEARSYINAVACGFLEYNSDDEPVEETVKPMVDGGTEGFKGHARIIIPGATPCFECTIWLFPPQVKFPLCTLAETPRTAAHCIEYAHLIKWDEVHSGKSFDPDNPEHMQWVYSEAAKRAELFGILGVTYSLTQGVVKNIIPAIASTNAIISASCALETLKIVSGCSKTLSNYLTYNGVEGLHTKVTEFVKDKDCLVCGPGVLIELERSITLKKFIDQLEDHPRLLLTRVSVTHRGKNLYMQAPPVLEEMTRSNLDLPLFEQMGEISKDIIHVNGMSGKGDKKQSCLRKLRIVFKGVDGVEDIDVAGGA